One region of Ascaphus truei isolate aAscTru1 chromosome 13, aAscTru1.hap1, whole genome shotgun sequence genomic DNA includes:
- the LOC142464752 gene encoding calcium release-activated calcium channel protein 1: MSLNEHSMQALSWRKLYLSRAKLKASSRTSALLSGFAMVAMVEVQLDAGHDYPAGLLIAFSACTTVLVAVHLFALMISTCILPNIEAVSNVHNLNSVKESPHEQMHRYIELAWAFSTVIGTLLFLAEVVLLCWVKFLPVNSPKDAASNSTISSGKAAAIASTTIMVPFGLIFIVFAVHFYRSLVGHKTDRQFQELNELAELAQLQDQLDHRGDPVQSPGHYA; the protein is encoded by the exons ATGAGTCTGAACGAGCACTCGATGCAGGCGCTGTCCTGGAGGAAGCTCTACCTGAGCCGGGCTAAGCTCAAAGCCTCCAGCCGGACCTCCGCGCTGCTCTCCGGCTTCGCCATG GTGGCCATGGTGGAAGTTCAGCTAGATGCTGGTCACGATTACCCAGCCGGCCTCCTGATTGCTTTCAGTGCCTGTACCACGGTGCTGGTCGCTGTCCACCTCTTTGCACTTATGATCAGCACCTGCATTCTCCCCAACATAGAAGCGGTGAGCAACGTCCACAATCTCAACTCCGTCAAAGAGTCTCCGCACGAGCAGATGCATCGTTACATTGAACTGGCCTGGGCCTTCTCCACGGTCATTGGAACGCTGCTTTTCCTGGCAGAGGTGGTGCTCCTCTGTTGGGTAAAGTTTCTGCCAGTGAACAGTCCAAAGGATGCTGCTAGCAACTCTACCATTAGCTCAGGAAAAGCCGCAGCCATTGCATCAACAACCATCATGGTGCCGTTTGGATTAATTTTCATTGTGTTTGCTGTTCATTTCTACAGGTCGCTAGTTGGCCACAAAACAGATCGGCAGTTCCAAGAACTGAACGAGCTTGCTGAGCTGGCCCAACTTCAGGATCAGCTGGATCACAGAGGCGACCCCGTACAATCCCCGGGCCATTACGCCTAA